The Euphorbia lathyris chromosome 2, ddEupLath1.1, whole genome shotgun sequence genome includes a window with the following:
- the LOC136220887 gene encoding ATPase GET3A encodes MATDDLEMPEGTVNNLLEQETLKWVFVGGKGGVGKTTCSSILSILLAKVRSSVLIISTDPAHNLSDAFQQRFTKAPTLVNGFTNLYAMEVDPNVENEEMGGSDGMDNVFSELANAIPGIDEAMSFAEMLKLVQTMDYSVIVFDTAPTGHTLRLLQFPTTLEKGLQKMMSLRNKFGGVLNQMTRIFGIEDEFGEDALLGRLEGMKDVIEQVNKQFKDPDMTTFVCVCIPEFLSLYETERLVQELTKFEIDTHNIIINQVLFREDGVESKLLTARMRMQQKYLDQFYMLYDDFNITKLPLLPEEVTGVEALKAFSSNFLTPYQTSGIKDSVEELERRVSILRKQLTDAETDLEKARKGKQKA; translated from the exons ATGGCGACAGATGATCTGGAGATGCCAGAAGGAACCGTAAATAACCTACTTGAACAAGAGACCCTAAAGTGGGTCTTCGTCGGTGGTAAAGGAGGTGTCGGTAAGACCACTTGCAGTTCAATTCTTTCGATCCTTTTGGCTAAGGTCAGATCCTCTGTTTTGATCATATCCACCGATCCCGCACACAATCTTAGCGATGCGTTTCAACAGCGATTCACCAAGGCTCCTACTCTGGTTAATGGTTTTACCAATCTATATGCGATG GAAGTCGATCCTAATGTTGAAAATGAAGAGATGGGCGGAAGCGATGGAATGGACAATGTGTTTTCCGAGCTAGCAAATGCAATTCCTGGGATTGATGAGGCTATGAGCTTTGCTGAAATGTTGAA GTTGGTTCAGACAATGGATTATTCTGTTATTGTGTTCGATACTGCTCCAACTGGTCATACACTCCGGCTATTACAATTTCCAACAACTTTAGAAAAGGGGCTTCAAAAAATGATGTCCTTGAGAAATAAATTTGGTGGCGTACTGAATCAG ATGACTCGTATTTTTGGTATTGAGGATGAATTTGGTGAAGATGCCCTTTTGGGAAGGCTCGAGGGCATGAAAGATGTCATTGAACAAGTCAATAAGCAATTCAAAGACCCA GATATGACTACCTTTGTCTGTGTTTGTATTCCAGAATTCCTCTCTCTCTATGAAACAGAGAGACTTGTGCAGGAACTTACCAAATTTGAGATAGATACACATAATATCATAATCAACCAAGTTCTTTTTCGTGAAGACG GTGTTGAATCCAAATTGCTCACAGCAAGAATGCGGATGCAGCAGAAGTACCTAGATCAGTTCTACATGTTGTATGATGACTTCAACATCACCAAGTTGCCATTGCTACCAGAAGAG GTAACTGGAGTCGAAGCGCTGAAAGCTTTTTCGAGTAATTTTCTGACACCGTATCAGACTTCCGGCATTAAAGACTCGGTGGAGGAGTTAGAACGGAGAGTATCTATCTTAAGGAAACAGTTAACAGATGCAGAAACCGATCTGGAGAAAGCCcggaaaggaaaacaaaaggCGTAA